The following are from one region of the Corylus avellana chromosome ca1, CavTom2PMs-1.0 genome:
- the LOC132184575 gene encoding protein CDI — translation MTLSNGKVHAVTSNGGDANKPFKIFVGYDPREDLAYEVCRHSILKWSSIPVEIIPIKQSDLRKSGLYWRERGQFESTEFSFSRFLTPCLANYEGWAMFVDCDFLYLTDIKELTDLINDKYAIMCVQHDYTPKETTKMDGAVQTVYPRKNWSSMVLYNCGHPKNRVLTPEVANTQTGAFLHRFQWLEDDEIGSIPFVWNFLEGHNKVVENDSTTFPKAIHYTRGGPWFEAWKNCEFADLWLNEMEEYMKETKKKVEE, via the coding sequence ATGACTTTGAGTAATGGGAAGGTTCACGCAGTGACTAGTAATGGAGGAGATGCGAACAAACCCTTCAAGATCTTCGTGGGTTATGATCCACGCGAGGATCTTGCGTATGAGGTCTGTCGCCATTCGATCTTGAAGTGGTCCTCGATCCCCGTCGAGATCATACCAATAAAACAATCAGATCTGAGAAAGAGTGGTTTATATTGGCGCGAAAGAGGCCAATTCGAGAGCACTGAGTTCTCGTTTTCTCGGTTCTTGACACCTTGCTTGGCCAATTATGAGGGTTGGGCAATGTTTGTGGACTGTGATTTTCTGTACTTGACAGACATTAAGGAATTGACGGACTTGATCAATGATAAGTATGCAATTATGTGTGTTCAGCACGACTATACCCCAAAAGAGACTACAAAAATGGATGGGGCTGTGCAAACAGTGTATCCAAGGAAGAATTGGTCTTCAATGGTGCTGTACAATTGTGGACATCCCAAGAACCGGGTCTTGACCCCTGAGGTCGCGAATACCCAAACGGGTGCTTTTCTTCATAGGTTTCAGTGGCTTGAGGATGATGAAATTGGGTCGATCCCATTTGTTTGGAATTTTCTCGAGGGCCATAACAAGGTTGTTGAGAATGATTCCACGACTTTCCCTAAGGCGATACACTATACTCGTGGAGGACCCTGGTTTGAGGCTTGGAAGAATTGTGAGTTTGCGGACCTGTGGTTGAATGAAATGGAGGAGTACATGAAGGAAACGAAGAAGAAAGTTGAAGAGTAG
- the LOC132192165 gene encoding origin of replication complex subunit 3 isoform X2, giving the protein MALASAATDSPIQTTSETNDNNLQTFFVLHKASSRKSEKRSTGTGKTRRRIDLSPSSPKKTDKSEAERAEEWDERRYEHLRMEAFELVWSRIDLTIKDVLRGINTNVLNEIHSWVCESFNAIKSFGTLGFAEATRSFPIVAAATCKRLFTGLILTKNMEFVDDLLTFEELGLSLRSHGCHVANLSSMDFSAKNGIGGCLRGFLRQFLTTTLDAADISILASWYREQDNHDSPVVVIIDDMERCCGSVLSDFILMLSEWVLKIPIIILMGVSTTLDAPRNILPSNVLQRLCPSKFILGSPAERMDAVVEAVLVKQCSGFSVGHRAAVFLRNYFLNQDGTLTSFIRALKIACAQHFSMEPLSFILGDLLVEEKQKGEKICLLPEVILKHASQLPSYVRNQMADQTAKSLVHGFSELKRLQKCWSIVVLCLYEAGKCNKIRLLDLLCEALDPDLYISRASNNHVELDKDSGLGMASDRCKRRKYSTFQKGGIISQIVRKVRDLPAVMLYQLLKSWENITVDILEIHEKLKELQSVLRFEDGKLKQNVDDISKRHSSWSPLNIEKDSKAINEKAATLLDCLVRDYLRPMECIPLHEIVCFKNVEKLQLALIGDPRRRIQVDLLEFYKILQCSCCSKSGNVLLPSMHDTSVISGTW; this is encoded by the exons ATGGCGCTCGCTTCTGCTGCTACGGATTCACCGATTCAAACTACATCCGAGACCAATGACAATAATCTCCAG aCATTCTTCGTCCTTCACAAAGCATCATCCCGAAAATCCGAGAAAAGATCAACTGGAACTGGGAAAACCCGAAGGCGAATCGATTTATCTCCATCATCACCTAAGAAGACCGATAAATCGGAGGCAGAGAGAGCTGAAGAGTGGGATGAGCGCCGCTACGAGCACTTGCGTATGGAAGCTTTTGAGCTTGTTTGGTCTAGAATCGACTTGACCATCAAG GATGTTTTGAGGGGTATCAATACTAATGTATTGAACGAGATACATAGCTGGGTCTGTGAGTCCTTCAATGCTATTAAATCATTTGGAACACTTGGTTTCGCCGAAGCAACTAGGTCTTTTCCAATTGTGGCCGCTGCTACCTGTAAACGACTGTTCACTGGGCTAATTCTGACCA AGAATATGGAGTTTGTTGATGATCTACTGACATTTGAAGAGCTTGGCCTTTCTTTGAGATCTCATGGATGCCATGTGGCTAACCTTTCATCCATGGACTTCTCAGCCAAGAATGGGATTGGTGGTTGCCTTAGAGGTTTTTTGAGACAGTTCTTAACAACTACGTTGGAT GCAGCTGACATATCCATCTTAGCATCATGGTACAGAGAACAAGACAACCACGATTCTCCAGTGGTTGTGATTATAGATGATATGGAACGATGTTGTGGGTCTGTCTTATCTGACTTCATCCTTATGTTGAG CGAATGGGTTCTAAAAAttccaataattattttaatgggAGTTTCCACAACACTGGATGCTCCAAGAAACATCCTTCCTTCAAATGTGCTCCAGCGCTTGTGCCCTTCTAAGTTCATATTAGGATCCCCAGCTGAGAGAATGGATGCTGTTGTTGAGGCAGTCCTTGTGAAGCAGTGTTCTGGGTTTAGTGTTGGTCACAGGGCGGCTGTTTTCTTGAGAAACTACTTCCTAAACCAGGATGGAACATTAACATCTTTTATTAGAGCTTTGAAG ATAGCATGTGCCCAGCACTTCTCCATGGAGCCTCTGAGCTTCATACTTGGTGACCTGCTTgttgaagaaaagcaaaag GGTGAGAAAATTTGTTTACTACCAGAGGTAATATTGAAGCATGCTTCTCAGCTTCCATCTTATGTGAG GAATCAAATGGCTGATCAGACTGCTAAAAGTTTGGTTCATGGTTTCTCAGAATTGAAGAGATTGCAGAAGTGCTGGAGCATTGTGGTCTTG TGCCTCTATGAAGCAGGGAAGTGTAATAAAATCCGGCTGCTAGACTTATTATGCGAGGCGCTTGATCCAGATTTGTACATCTCAAGGGCTTCCAATAATCATGTGGAGCTAGATAAAGATTCTGGATTAGGTATGGCTAGTGATCGTTGTAAGCGTCGAAAGTATTCTACCTTTCAAAAGGGTGGCATTATCTCTCAGATAGTACGCAAAGTGAG GGATCTTCCTGCAGTGATGCTCTATCAGTTGTTAAAGAGTTGGGAAAACATTACTGTGGACATTCTTGAG ATCCATGAAAAATTGAAGGAGTTGCAGTCTGTGTTGAGATTTGAAGATGGCAAGTTGAAACAAAATGTTGATGACATATCCAA GAGACATTCATCTTGGAGCCCTTTAAATATTGAGAAGGACTCAAAAGCAATAAATGAGAAAGCTGCCACATTACTAGATTGCTTGGTCAG GGATTATTTGAGGCCTATGGAGTGCATACCTTTGCATGAAATTGTGTGCTTTAAGAATGTTGAGAAACTTCAATTG GCTTTAATTGGAGACCCAAGAAGAAGGATCCAAGTTGATCTTCTGGAGTTTTACAAAATTCTGCAGTGTAGTTGCTGCAGCAAGAGTGGAAATGTCCTTTTGCCATCTATGCACGATACCTCAGTTAT CTCAGGAACATGGTGA
- the LOC132192165 gene encoding origin of replication complex subunit 3 isoform X1: MALASAATDSPIQTTSETNDNNLQTFFVLHKASSRKSEKRSTGTGKTRRRIDLSPSSPKKTDKSEAERAEEWDERRYEHLRMEAFELVWSRIDLTIKDVLRGINTNVLNEIHSWVCESFNAIKSFGTLGFAEATRSFPIVAAATCKRLFTGLILTKNMEFVDDLLTFEELGLSLRSHGCHVANLSSMDFSAKNGIGGCLRGFLRQFLTTTLDAADISILASWYREQDNHDSPVVVIIDDMERCCGSVLSDFILMLSEWVLKIPIIILMGVSTTLDAPRNILPSNVLQRLCPSKFILGSPAERMDAVVEAVLVKQCSGFSVGHRAAVFLRNYFLNQDGTLTSFIRALKIACAQHFSMEPLSFILGDLLVEEKQKGEKICLLPEVILKHASQLPSYVRNQMADQTAKSLVHGFSELKRLQKCWSIVVLCLYEAGKCNKIRLLDLLCEALDPDLYISRASNNHVELDKDSGLGMASDRCKRRKYSTFQKGGIISQIVRKVRDLPAVMLYQLLKSWENITVDILEIHEKLKELQSVLRFEDGKLKQNVDDISKRHSSWSPLNIEKDSKAINEKAATLLDCLVRDYLRPMECIPLHEIVCFKNVEKLQLALIGDPRRRIQVDLLEFYKILQCSCCSKSGNVLLPSMHDTSVMYTLAQEHGDLINLHDWFQSFKTVVLQPSTKGKHKSKQSPLSKKRKHKYESENKSEASIQARFCRAVTELQITGLLRMPSRRRPDCVQRVAFGL, encoded by the exons ATGGCGCTCGCTTCTGCTGCTACGGATTCACCGATTCAAACTACATCCGAGACCAATGACAATAATCTCCAG aCATTCTTCGTCCTTCACAAAGCATCATCCCGAAAATCCGAGAAAAGATCAACTGGAACTGGGAAAACCCGAAGGCGAATCGATTTATCTCCATCATCACCTAAGAAGACCGATAAATCGGAGGCAGAGAGAGCTGAAGAGTGGGATGAGCGCCGCTACGAGCACTTGCGTATGGAAGCTTTTGAGCTTGTTTGGTCTAGAATCGACTTGACCATCAAG GATGTTTTGAGGGGTATCAATACTAATGTATTGAACGAGATACATAGCTGGGTCTGTGAGTCCTTCAATGCTATTAAATCATTTGGAACACTTGGTTTCGCCGAAGCAACTAGGTCTTTTCCAATTGTGGCCGCTGCTACCTGTAAACGACTGTTCACTGGGCTAATTCTGACCA AGAATATGGAGTTTGTTGATGATCTACTGACATTTGAAGAGCTTGGCCTTTCTTTGAGATCTCATGGATGCCATGTGGCTAACCTTTCATCCATGGACTTCTCAGCCAAGAATGGGATTGGTGGTTGCCTTAGAGGTTTTTTGAGACAGTTCTTAACAACTACGTTGGAT GCAGCTGACATATCCATCTTAGCATCATGGTACAGAGAACAAGACAACCACGATTCTCCAGTGGTTGTGATTATAGATGATATGGAACGATGTTGTGGGTCTGTCTTATCTGACTTCATCCTTATGTTGAG CGAATGGGTTCTAAAAAttccaataattattttaatgggAGTTTCCACAACACTGGATGCTCCAAGAAACATCCTTCCTTCAAATGTGCTCCAGCGCTTGTGCCCTTCTAAGTTCATATTAGGATCCCCAGCTGAGAGAATGGATGCTGTTGTTGAGGCAGTCCTTGTGAAGCAGTGTTCTGGGTTTAGTGTTGGTCACAGGGCGGCTGTTTTCTTGAGAAACTACTTCCTAAACCAGGATGGAACATTAACATCTTTTATTAGAGCTTTGAAG ATAGCATGTGCCCAGCACTTCTCCATGGAGCCTCTGAGCTTCATACTTGGTGACCTGCTTgttgaagaaaagcaaaag GGTGAGAAAATTTGTTTACTACCAGAGGTAATATTGAAGCATGCTTCTCAGCTTCCATCTTATGTGAG GAATCAAATGGCTGATCAGACTGCTAAAAGTTTGGTTCATGGTTTCTCAGAATTGAAGAGATTGCAGAAGTGCTGGAGCATTGTGGTCTTG TGCCTCTATGAAGCAGGGAAGTGTAATAAAATCCGGCTGCTAGACTTATTATGCGAGGCGCTTGATCCAGATTTGTACATCTCAAGGGCTTCCAATAATCATGTGGAGCTAGATAAAGATTCTGGATTAGGTATGGCTAGTGATCGTTGTAAGCGTCGAAAGTATTCTACCTTTCAAAAGGGTGGCATTATCTCTCAGATAGTACGCAAAGTGAG GGATCTTCCTGCAGTGATGCTCTATCAGTTGTTAAAGAGTTGGGAAAACATTACTGTGGACATTCTTGAG ATCCATGAAAAATTGAAGGAGTTGCAGTCTGTGTTGAGATTTGAAGATGGCAAGTTGAAACAAAATGTTGATGACATATCCAA GAGACATTCATCTTGGAGCCCTTTAAATATTGAGAAGGACTCAAAAGCAATAAATGAGAAAGCTGCCACATTACTAGATTGCTTGGTCAG GGATTATTTGAGGCCTATGGAGTGCATACCTTTGCATGAAATTGTGTGCTTTAAGAATGTTGAGAAACTTCAATTG GCTTTAATTGGAGACCCAAGAAGAAGGATCCAAGTTGATCTTCTGGAGTTTTACAAAATTCTGCAGTGTAGTTGCTGCAGCAAGAGTGGAAATGTCCTTTTGCCATCTATGCACGATACCTCAGTTAT GTACACTCTAGCTCAGGAACATGGTGATCTTATCAATCTGCATGACTGGTTCCAATCTTTCAAAACAGTTGTTCTTCAACCTAGTACAAAAGGCAAACACAAGTCGAAACAGTCCCCACTAtcaaagaaaaggaagcatAAATACGAATCTGAAAACAAGAGTGAAGCTTCAATTCA AGCAAGGTTTTGCAGGGCAGTTACAGAGCTGCAGATTACGGGGCTCCTTCGGATGCCTAGCAGAAGACGTCCTGATTGTGTGCAGAGAGTGGCCTTTGGTCTCTAA